The Silene latifolia isolate original U9 population chromosome Y, ASM4854445v1, whole genome shotgun sequence sequence gaagttaacttaaattaagtgaggtataggatccgaatcgaacttataggatctcgaatcgaatcgaacttataggatctcgaatcgaacttataagatctcgaatcgaattgaacttataggatctcgaactcgaatcgaacttatagaatctgaatcaacttataggatctcgaattgaatcgaatcgaatcaacttataagatctgaaatgaacttatattaagtaactttaagtccaaaagaacagggcctaagtagCACGCAATTTGGCGATTACAATTGAATTTTTGATGCATAAAACAACAATTCTTTTTATGTTGTACTCCAAATATTGAAACTACATAGTCCGAAAAAAACCATCACGAAAACCATCATACCGTTAATAATTCGATTTAACTAATGAATCATTAGAGCCTAATAATCTCTGTAGAATAAGGGCGATGATAATTTAAACCATTTTGAAAAGCCGAAAAAATTTATCGTCTAGCAATTCGTCAAACATTTATAATTCGAAGATGAAAATTTATTGGTCTAGCAAATCATTGGAAAATAAcccgacaatttttttttttttttttttttgataaaaggCGGGATTAACCCAGAGACCTACAGCGAGTAGAGTCCCAAAACAGAGAGCGACAAAACTAGGATTACAAaatcaaacacaaaaacaacatcCTAATCAAGTTATTCGGCTCTAAGACCTTTGTCCCTTCCACGACCTTAAAGATTTCCAATTGTTCATCCGAACTTCTAACAAGTACGACATCTTGTCTTTCCAAGCTTTACACCACATCCCCATCCTTAACACCACTTTGTCCGACATACATCTCCAGTTTGGCGCTTTGTTTTTGATAAGATTGGTAACGTAATCGTCTGCCTTTTCCATTCCAATCTCGTGAATAAATAGTACAGTAGAGTTTAGGGTTACAAACTGAGACGGGCTCATGGACTCGTAACTAATAACATAATATAACTCGTCTAGCTACTCTATTACCTCCCCCCCCGCCCctcccctcaagttggagcatacGGATTGAGAATGCCCAACTTGCTAACCAAGGATACAAACTGATTAACACCAAGAGACTTGGTGAGTACATCGGCTAATTGAACTTTAGTAGACACATGAGACAGAATGATCAAACCGGACTGAATGGCATCGCGAACAAAATGACAATCCACTTCAATATGTTTAGTGCGCTCATGGAACACTGGATTCTGGGCAATATGAAGAGCAGACTGGCTATCACTGAAGAGCGAAACCGGTGCTGCATGAGACACGCCCAAATCATTTAACAACCCTTTAAGCCATTTAATTTCACAGGTAATAGCACGAAGTGCACGATACTCAGCCTCAGACGATGATAGTGACACCGTAGGCTGTTTCTTGGTTTTCCAAGAGATGGGAGAATTGCCCAAAAAAACAAACCAACCAGTTACGGAACACCGAGTCAACGGACACTTAGCATAATCGGAATCGCACCAACCTGTAAGCATGAAGTCCGAACTCGACGGCAGCAATATTCCTTGACCAGGTGTACCCTTTAAATAACGAACCGTACGTAGCGCAGCATTCCAATAATCCTGTTGTGGTGCAGTCATGAATTGAGACAACAAGTGGACCGTGTAGGACAAATCTGGCCGAGTCACAGCGAGGTAAACTAGACGGCCCACAAGACGGCGATATGACTCGGGATTTGCGAGAGGTGGACTGGCACTAttaccgagatggtgatgttgcTCAAGAGGAGTAGGGGCCGGTTTACACCCAAGAAGACCGACCTCAGAGATAATGTCTAGAGCATACTTACGTTGACACAAGAAGAGACCATCCTTATTTCGAGCCACCTCAAGGCCCAAGAAATACTTCAATTCACCCAAGTCTTTCATATGAAAGCATTTATGGAGGTAGTCTTTAAATGCAACAAGAGCAGGTAAGTCATTACCGGATACAAGTAAATCGTCAACATAAACCAGAACATGAAGATGAGCTGAGCCACGCACAAGGGTGAATAATGAGTAGTCATGATAACTTTGAATGAAACCATACCTCTTAAGAGCCTCCCCAAGCTTGGCAAACCAACAACGGGGTGCTTGCTTGAGACCGTACAACGACTTTTTCAACTTACACACCTGGCCAACAGAAGATTTGAATCCCGGAGGGAAACGCATATAGACCTCCTCTTCCAAGTCACCATGGAGGAAGGCATTATGAACATCCATTTGGTGGAGATGCCAATGCTTAGCCGAAGCAATAGAGAGGAAAGTACGCACCGTCGTCATTTTAGCTACAGGGGCAAATGTTTCCTCATCATCCACGCCTTCAGTTTGATGGTTACCAAAGACAACTAAGCGCGCCTTCACACGCTCAATCGAAGAATCAGACTTATACTTAATCTTGTACAACCATTTGCTCCCAAGGGCTTTCTTGCCCGGAGGCAGACTGGTAACAGTCCATGTACCATTATCAATAAGAGCTTTCATTTCGGCCTGCATGGCTTGTCGCCACCCTTCATGTTTCACAGCCTCCTTAAAATGCCGAGGCTCCGTATGAGTTAATAAAGCTGCCAAGTATGAACGATGGGGAGACGAAAATTTCTGACAAGAAATATAATTAGCTAAAGGTTAGGGAGTACCTGAGGTAGACGATGACACATGAAGAGAGGAGGCACTAGACGGATTACTATCATCACTGTCTTCATCAGAGAAGTCAACAATGTAGTCTTGAAGAGACTTAGACGGAATCTTGACACGCTGACCACGACCCAAGACTGGCGGAGGGGAGGGACTACCCGCGGCTGTATCCGCCGTAGTGGAGGGGGTAGTGACAGTAGTGGTGGGCGTGGTGGCCGTGGGGGAACCCGGAGGAGTGGTGGGTGCCGAGGGAGTAGGTGGTTCATCCGGAGGATCGACCGATTCATCCCAACTACAAATAATATCATCAGAAACATGCGGAAGCAGATCAACTCCCGGGTTCGAAGCAGTAGCAGTAGCAATAAAAGGAAATTGATCTTCGTAAAATTTCACATCTCGGGATACAAAGAATTCTAATTTCTCAAGATCATAGAGGTACCAACCTTTTTGTCCAACCGGATATCCCATAAAAGCACACTTACGACTCCGACTAGCAAACTTATCACCTTTAGAACGTTGATTATGCGCAAAACAAAGGGACCCAAAGACCCGTAAAATATCATAGTTAGGAGGTTTGTCGAATATTTTCTCATACGGTGTCAAACCGTCCAACAATCGTGATGGGGTACGTTGATAACATATGCAGCAGCCAGGGCACATTCTCCACAAAATTTGATGGGTATCCCCCTGAAACCGTAGGGCACGAGCTATGTTTAGTATATGTTGGTGTTTTCGTTCCACTCGGCCATTCTGTTGGGGAGTACCCATACAAGAAGATTGAAACAGTATCCCTTGTTTAGCAAAGTGTGGTTTTAAAGTGTGGAATTCAGTGCCGTTATCACTCCGGATAAATTTAATATCAGCTGAAAAATAACGTTTAATCATGgcaataaataataaaaatttaTCGTACACTTCGGTTTTTGTATTCAGCAAATAAAGCCACACTCCCCTAGAGAAATCATCGACTAATGTCAAAAAATAAcgtgccccagacatcgaaggcACATCATACAGTCCCCATAAATCACAGTGAATTAACTCAAAAGCACGAGAACTTTTATTAAAGCTTAAATTAAAACTGCTACGAATGTGCTTAGCCCGATGACAAACCTCACACGGTTTTGACAAAGTTTGTTTGCTAGAACGAAGAAAAGGAAGTAATTTAACAACGGGCTCAGACGGATGACCCAATCTAGAATGCCATAAGTTCAAAGAGGTTGTAGCCGACACACTGCTCACGGTTTCCAAGTCATCTTTGAGATAGTAAAATCCGTCTAGTCGCTCACCCGTGTCAATCGTCTCCCTCGTATCTCGGTCCTGTATTATACATAAAGAAGCATTTTTCAGAAACACGCAGTGCAAATCATCACATAATTGCGACGCCGAAATGAGATTACACTTTAATTGAGGCACAAATAAAACCGCATCGAGAGTAATGTTGGCCGAGACATGAACACGACCAATTTGTGAGGCTAAAATACGAGAACCATTAGGCAAGCCAACCTCTCGACTTGGGATAGTTGTTACATCAAATAGGAGTCCAAAAGTACCAGTAACATGATGAGAACAGCCAATATCGATAAGCCACTTACCGGATTGAGTGTGAGAAGAAGTGTCATAGACATTTACCAGAGATGCGGAAGCGGGTTTGGCCGAGTCACCTCCCGTAGTGCTGGAGGTTACGGCATTAGAAGTAGCAGGCCGTGTCCCATCACCACGGTTGCTGGTATCATCTCGGGAACGAGACCCACCGGGCTTCCCTCCACCCCGAGGCTTCCCTGTTTTAGGATCACGAGAAGTCGGTTTTTGCAAGCCCTTCAATTCGTACCACCAATCCGGAATTTCATCCATTAAATCGAAGCACATGCTTCGATCATGACTTTTGCGATTACATTGATTGCAATGTAATTGTTGTCATTCCGTCCGAGTCATGAGGGAAGGATCTTTGGGAGGAGGCCGAGACTCATACGGACGACGGGACTGAATATTAAAGGTAGCAACTTTAGGAGCAGGTTCGGTTGCACGATCCAGACCACGGACCCTTTCCTCCTGAGACACCATGTGAAACACCCTAGCTACAGAAGGCAGGGGAGTTTGCGCTAAAATGACAGAACGGAGGGACGCATACGGACCAGGTAATAAGCCAAGAAGAAATTGGTGAAGCCGGTCAAATTCACGGCGAGCAGAGTGACGCGTGCCACTCGTGCAATTGACACAACAGTCACACGATATAATAGGTTCAAGTGTGTCAAGATCGTCCCATAATTGACACAATTTTCCGTAATAAATAGCAACAGACATACCTTCGGTCTGTCGAGATTCTTGGAGTCCGGCCTTGACCTGCTGAATTCGGGAACCATCAACAACCCCGAACCGCTCATGGACATCATCCCATAACTTCTTCGCATTCTTATATTTAGGTAATAGAGCACGGACCTCCGGAGAGATCGTGTGAGACAACCAGGCCACCAGCATCGACTGAATTGTTTCCCAGTCATCAGTCGTGCAAGGTGGCTTAGGGTCGTTGATAGTACCATTAACAAATACAAATTTCCGTCGATATTTGAGCGCAACGGTGACATCGTGAGCTCAATCGTCAAAATTGGTGAGGGAAAGGCGAGTAGGTGTGATCGAATCGCCAGGACGGTCCTGAGGACCGAGATAATATGGAGAATAAACATCAATTTTAGAGCCAGAGCCTTCGGGAGAACCGTCACCGTTGGTCATGACGGCTAGGTTAAAatgttttatgattttaattttgttattttagAGAACACTGATACCATGATAAGATTGGTAACGTAATCGTCTGCCTTTTCCATTCCAATCTCGTGAATAAATAGTACAGTAGAGTTTAGGGTTACAAACTGAGACGGGCTCATGAACTCGTAACTAATAACATAATATAACCCGTCTAGCTACTCTATTAGTTTTCAAAAATACTTTCATTCCTCACTTCCCAAATAAGGGTCACTATAGCAACGAACATCATCTCCCAAATCCGTTTCTCAAATCCAGAAAAAGGGGAGTCATTCCACCATAGAAAAGCCGCCTCAATATTCAGTGGGCAAGTCCACTTCATATTCCAATCATCACAGCAATCCATCCAAAGCTTCCAAGAGTATTGACAATGCAAGAATAGATGATTAGGAGTTTCCAAAACCTCTCGGCAAAAGACACAGTTCATCTCATCCCAGGAAAGCGTCTTCCACTTCAAAATCCGATCTTTTGTATTTACTCGCTTCCACAAGATAGCCCAGAGAATAATTCCATATCGCGGTGGGGCAAGGTTTTTCCAAATTTGCGTGAACCACTGTTTCCGCTCCACATCTGCATATTTTAGATTATAAAAAGCATCAACAGAAGATTTAGCTGTGTACTCGTCTACCTTGCCAAATTCCCAGTACACACGATCCACATCATTTGGAAGCAGTTTAAAGTCCTCAATTAGCAACCTCAAAAGATCCACCAGGCCCAGTTCCCATTGGAATAAACCCCTCCTCCAAGTTAGCTGCCATTGCCACACGTCAACCTGCCAACAATCCAGGTCCGCAATGTACTCGTTTTTCTGGTTGGAGACACTAAACAAACGCAGAAACCGATCCTTGAGAGATGATTCCCCGAGCCACTTATCTTCCCAGAACCGGATTTTAGACCCCGCTCCCACTCGGATTTTTGTACCTTGCGCCAGGACCTCAGCAATAATGGAGTCCCACGACCTCACAGAGCAATGAATAACCCGACAAATATATGACAGAGATCGAAAGAAACCGGGATTTGATTTAGTGAGCAATGAATGAAATAATGTCTAAAGTGGTATACAGTTGTAATAAATTGTGAAAGGATTTGAATAATATGCTATCTACTTGAATGCAGAGAACTCGACAACGGGAACTGGTATGAAGCACCACTATGGCAAGATGGCATTATGATCcttcaaataaataaaaaaaattaaatagggAGAAAAACTTACAGGAGATTGTTAAGAAATGTTTAACAGGGAGAGAATCTTGATAGATGAGAACATTGGCAGCGGAAAGAGGACACATTGCTAGTTTTTGGGAAGAAAATATATACTACTCATTCAATTAGGATGACGGCTGACGAAATGATGCATCTCTGTGATGCGAATATGAAGTCAACAAGTACTTCAAAATTGACtacaaaattcataattaaaacaGCCTCATAAAACAACCTGAAAGAAACATGAATAACCTGAGATATTTATCTTACTAAGTTAAAGAATTTTACCACTTAATAATTGGAATAAAACATCATCAATTAATTCCAAGGGTTACATTTGGCTACGAACTTCATAATTAAAGCAGTTGTAACCAAATTGCAAGTAGTAATCGTCTCCAATGTATATATGCAATACCAAATTACTCAATTAGTTTGATTTATCAAAACATACATTAATATTATTCCAAAAATTTGAAAACAATACGGAGTAATACAAAAGCGACCAAAGAATCGATAATTAAAATAAACCATAAATTAAATTCCCTTTTGAGGGAACCAGAAACCAAAATGCATGAAGATAAATAGCAAGATAGTGATACAATCATACCTAAAAAACCTTGAAATTACCAATCGATTGAATTGCTAATTAAGAAGAATCGCTCTCGTCTTAACCAAAGGCCTAAATAAACATTCTAATACTTCCTCGAGTTGTTCAATTTCAGAGTCCAATATCACCATTTGGTTCCTGATAATGTCGATGTGAACTCTTGTTTTCTTTCAGAGTAGCGTCAACAACATCAAATCCGCTAGTTTGTGCCAGTGATTCTTCTGAATTAATTTGCTGACCATTGACCAAGTTTTCCTAGATTGCGATTTTGTACCACTTATGTAAGTCAACAAGGACGTAAAGATATCCACCGTTATTCCCTGAACATCGATCATAAAGTACTCGGACACATTTGTCTCGTTACACTTGTCAGAGTCCTTGATATTTTTCAAGCACTTCTTGACGATTTTCTTGATGGTCTTTCTTGCCTTGAGGTATTCAGTGACTTCACTAGTGATGTCTAGTTCACCACTTCACCTTCTGCGGAGCACGAATTGGATGTCTTGA is a genomic window containing:
- the LOC141630300 gene encoding uncharacterized protein LOC141630300, producing the protein MLVAWLSHTISPEVRALLPKYKNAKKLWDDVHERFGVVDGSRIQQVKAGLQESRQTEGMSVAIYYGKLCQLWDDLDTLEPIISCDCCVNCTSGTRHSARREFDRLHQFLLGLLPGPYASLRSVILAQTPLPSVARVFHMVSQEERVRGLDRATEPAPKVATFNIQSRRPYESRPPPKDPSLMTRTE